From a region of the Longimicrobiales bacterium genome:
- the pth gene encoding aminoacyl-tRNA hydrolase — protein MKVICGLGNPGAEYEATRHNVGWWVVEEAQATWRFPEFRRVGHAWHSQGSVGAHDVLLVEPVTFMNRSGAALAPLAAAEDFDVARDLLVIVDDTALDVGRVRIRSEGSAGGHNGLKSVEAALHTRRYARLRLGVGAPPPGADLAEWVLSPFDERDERTIVELLPSLVDAVRVWLDDGVDAAANRYNR, from the coding sequence GTGAAAGTTATCTGCGGGCTGGGCAATCCGGGCGCGGAATACGAGGCCACCCGCCACAACGTCGGCTGGTGGGTGGTCGAGGAAGCGCAGGCGACGTGGCGCTTTCCGGAATTCCGGCGGGTCGGGCATGCGTGGCACAGCCAGGGCAGTGTTGGCGCGCACGATGTGCTGCTGGTGGAGCCGGTCACGTTCATGAACCGCAGCGGCGCCGCCCTGGCGCCGCTCGCGGCGGCGGAGGATTTCGATGTCGCCCGCGATCTGCTCGTGATCGTGGACGACACGGCGCTCGATGTCGGGCGTGTGCGTATTCGTTCCGAAGGAAGTGCCGGCGGTCACAACGGATTGAAGTCGGTCGAGGCGGCCCTGCACACACGCCGGTATGCGCGTCTGCGCCTCGGCGTCGGTGCGCCACCGCCGGGCGCCGACCTCGCGGAGTGGGTATTGTCGCCGTTCGATGAACGCGACGAACGCACCATTGTGGAGCTGCTGCCGTCGCTGGTGGACGCCGTTCGCGTGTGGCTCGATGACGGAGTCGACGCAGCGGCGAATCGTTACAACCGGTAG